From Diaminobutyricibacter sp. McL0608, one genomic window encodes:
- a CDS encoding DMT family transporter — protein sequence MLTPVLGLLGALVYGSADFLGGLAAQRISAVRAAGLSALSGLVVLLVLLPFFGARWSESAVLWGALSGVAGAIALSLLYACLAIGPMSILSPLTAVVSAIVPLTWGLLHGERFAAIGWVGLGLALVAVVLVGFVPERGAVRPRSRGLVMAVAAGAFIGVFLILIDLTPDDSGLAPLVLNRLVNASIMFATVGVVWLASRRRRRPVDGRIAANRGWRPGLPFAVAGGAVDACANILLLIGLRIGNLSVMSVLTALYPAGTIILAAIVLKERIAPVQWAGLVLALAATGMLAAG from the coding sequence ATGCTCACCCCGGTACTCGGTCTCCTCGGTGCGCTGGTCTACGGCTCCGCCGACTTCCTCGGCGGGCTCGCGGCCCAGCGCATCAGCGCGGTCCGTGCGGCGGGCCTCTCCGCCCTCTCCGGCCTCGTCGTGCTGCTGGTGCTGCTCCCCTTCTTCGGTGCGCGCTGGAGCGAATCCGCCGTCCTGTGGGGAGCCCTCTCGGGAGTGGCCGGCGCCATAGCACTCTCGCTGCTCTACGCCTGCCTCGCGATCGGGCCCATGAGCATCCTCTCGCCGCTCACTGCGGTCGTCTCCGCGATCGTTCCGCTCACCTGGGGCCTGCTGCACGGTGAGCGGTTCGCTGCGATCGGCTGGGTGGGGCTCGGCCTCGCGCTCGTCGCTGTCGTGCTCGTGGGCTTCGTTCCGGAGCGCGGCGCCGTGCGTCCCCGGTCCCGCGGCCTCGTGATGGCGGTCGCGGCGGGCGCCTTCATCGGCGTCTTCCTCATCCTGATCGACCTGACGCCCGACGACTCGGGCCTCGCTCCGCTGGTCCTGAATCGGCTGGTGAACGCGTCGATCATGTTCGCGACCGTCGGCGTCGTCTGGCTCGCCTCGCGCCGGAGGCGACGGCCGGTGGATGGACGGATCGCGGCGAATCGCGGATGGCGCCCCGGGCTCCCTTTCGCCGTCGCCGGTGGCGCCGTCGATGCCTGCGCCAACATTCTTCTGCTGATCGGCCTTCGAATCGGCAACCTGAGCGTCATGTCCGTGCTGACCGCGCTGTATCCGGCGGGCACGATCATCCTCGCCGCGATCGTGCTGAAAGAAAGAATCGCGCCGGTGCAGTGGGCCGGGCTGGTCCTCGCTCTGGCCGCGACGGGGATGCTCGCTGCAGGGTGA
- a CDS encoding TetR/AcrR family transcriptional regulator has product MSSPSVSPNRPGRPRAAADGATSPLSGREQILDAAAALFVESGFSGTSTRAIADRVGIRQQSLYYHFAGKDEILVELLSNSVRPSNEFVRSIETRVPHDVGAAGALYALASMDARTLRRTPHNIGVLYLHPEVQDERFDAFRQERAQLRAAYGRLGAAAAHPDAVAGLDESRLGMLLIQLAEVVIQLRRDGESADDDDATIAASCLRLVGLTTAEIETARAEAVDLILMAEESETALSSS; this is encoded by the coding sequence ATGAGCTCGCCGTCCGTCAGTCCGAACCGGCCGGGACGTCCGCGCGCCGCGGCCGACGGGGCGACGTCACCGCTGTCGGGACGCGAGCAGATCCTGGATGCGGCGGCTGCCCTCTTCGTCGAGTCCGGATTCTCGGGAACCTCGACGCGGGCCATCGCCGACCGTGTCGGCATCCGGCAGCAGTCGCTCTACTACCACTTCGCCGGCAAGGACGAGATTCTGGTCGAGCTGCTCAGCAACTCCGTGCGACCGAGCAACGAGTTCGTCCGTTCGATCGAGACGAGGGTGCCGCACGACGTCGGAGCGGCCGGAGCGTTGTACGCCCTGGCGAGCATGGATGCGCGGACGCTGCGCCGCACACCCCACAACATCGGCGTGCTCTACCTGCACCCCGAGGTCCAGGACGAACGCTTCGATGCGTTCCGTCAGGAACGCGCCCAGCTGCGGGCGGCGTACGGGCGCCTCGGGGCGGCCGCTGCGCATCCGGATGCGGTGGCCGGCCTGGACGAGTCACGTCTCGGAATGCTGCTCATCCAGCTCGCCGAGGTGGTCATCCAGCTGCGCCGCGACGGCGAGTCGGCCGATGACGACGATGCGACGATCGCGGCCTCGTGCCTGCGGCTCGTTGGGCTGACGACTGCGGAGATCGAGACCGCGCGGGCGGAGGCGGTCGACCTCATCCTGATGGCAGAGGAGAGCGAGACCGCGCTTTCCTCGAGCTGA
- the atzF gene encoding allophanate hydrolase, translating into MSSLARVRDAYARIREADRPEIWISLRDEASAAHEAAAVDARVAAGEVLPLAGLVAGVKDNIDVAGLRTTAGSPSYAYAPDADATAVARLRANGAIVIGKTNLDQFATGLVGTRSPYGAVRNAWDPERISGGSSSGSAVAVALGIVDLALGTDTAGSGRVPAALNGIVGVKPTRGLVPATGVVPACRSLDCVTVFARDLGLARRAAELLAGDDGLDPLARSAAETAAREVGAVAAAPRVAIPTAPHLAGLADGWAEAFQATVDRLVEAGVEVVEVDIEPLLDAAKLLYDGAFVAERYAAVGAHIDAHRDLVGPDLDPTVSAIILAGASRTAAELFADIERVDRLALLGRAALDGCDALLTPTTTWHPTLAELASDPVGANSRMGRFTNFANLLDLCSLAIPAGTVAGLPFGVMLTADAFHDRAIARIAELILAPAVDVLVVGAHLTGQPLNGQLVSAGGSFAGAVITTPDYRLFALETTPPKPGMLRVSSGGASVAGELWSLPAAGFARFVGALPAPMTIGRVTLTDGRVVAGFLCEPVATEDALDITPFRGWRNWLAAASAEAPALVPQSMA; encoded by the coding sequence ATGAGTTCACTCGCCCGCGTCCGAGACGCCTACGCCCGCATTCGGGAGGCGGATCGCCCCGAGATCTGGATCAGCCTGCGCGACGAGGCGTCGGCGGCGCACGAGGCTGCGGCGGTCGACGCTCGGGTGGCGGCGGGCGAAGTGCTCCCGCTCGCGGGCCTGGTGGCCGGGGTCAAGGACAACATCGACGTGGCCGGTCTTCGGACCACGGCAGGCTCCCCGAGCTACGCGTACGCACCGGATGCCGACGCGACAGCGGTGGCGAGGTTGCGCGCCAACGGCGCGATCGTGATCGGCAAGACGAACCTCGACCAGTTCGCGACCGGCCTCGTCGGCACCCGCAGCCCGTACGGCGCGGTCCGGAACGCCTGGGACCCGGAGCGCATCTCCGGAGGCTCCAGCTCCGGCTCCGCCGTCGCCGTGGCGCTCGGCATCGTGGACCTCGCCCTCGGCACCGACACGGCAGGATCCGGTCGTGTGCCGGCAGCCCTGAACGGGATCGTCGGAGTCAAGCCCACCCGTGGTCTCGTGCCCGCGACCGGGGTCGTCCCGGCGTGCCGCAGCCTCGACTGCGTGACGGTGTTCGCCCGCGACCTCGGGCTCGCCCGACGCGCGGCCGAGCTCCTCGCGGGCGACGACGGACTCGACCCGCTGGCGCGCTCGGCTGCGGAGACGGCCGCCCGCGAAGTCGGCGCTGTGGCGGCCGCCCCCCGCGTCGCCATCCCCACCGCTCCTCATCTCGCGGGGCTGGCCGACGGCTGGGCCGAGGCCTTCCAGGCGACGGTCGATCGGCTCGTCGAAGCCGGGGTGGAGGTCGTCGAGGTGGACATCGAGCCGTTGCTCGACGCCGCGAAGCTTCTCTACGACGGCGCGTTCGTGGCCGAACGGTATGCGGCGGTCGGCGCCCACATCGACGCCCACCGCGACCTCGTCGGACCGGACCTGGACCCCACGGTCTCCGCGATCATCCTCGCGGGTGCATCCCGAACGGCCGCCGAACTGTTCGCCGACATCGAGCGCGTCGACCGGCTGGCCCTGCTCGGCCGCGCGGCGCTCGACGGATGCGACGCGCTGCTCACGCCGACCACCACCTGGCACCCCACGCTGGCCGAGCTCGCGTCCGACCCGGTCGGCGCGAACAGCAGGATGGGCAGGTTCACGAATTTCGCGAACCTCCTCGACCTGTGCTCGCTCGCCATCCCGGCCGGCACTGTGGCGGGCCTTCCGTTCGGAGTCATGCTCACCGCCGACGCGTTCCACGATCGGGCGATCGCGCGCATCGCCGAGCTGATCCTCGCCCCGGCGGTCGACGTCCTCGTCGTCGGCGCCCACCTGACCGGTCAGCCGCTCAACGGGCAGCTGGTCTCCGCGGGCGGCTCCTTCGCCGGCGCCGTGATCACGACGCCCGACTACCGCCTGTTCGCGCTCGAGACCACCCCGCCCAAACCGGGGATGCTGCGGGTGTCGTCGGGCGGCGCATCGGTCGCGGGCGAACTCTGGTCGCTACCGGCCGCCGGGTTCGCCCGGTTCGTCGGCGCGCTGCCCGCCCCGATGACCATCGGCCGGGTGACGCTGACGGACGGACGGGTCGTCGCAGGCTTCCTCTGCGAGCCGGTCGCCACCGAGGACGCCCTCGACATCACGCCATTCCGAGGCTGGCGCAACTGGCTGGCCGCCGCGTCGGCGGAGGCCCCGGCGTTGGTGCCACAATCTATGGCATGA
- the uca gene encoding urea carboxylase translates to MTAFDTLLIANRGEIARRIIRTARDLGLRTVAVFSDADRAAPHVREADEAVRLGPAPARDSYLDIDGILDACLRLDVGAIHPGYGFLSENLDFARRVEESGIAFIGPTPDQIAAFGEKHTARELAALAGVPMLAGTGLLADAEQAVAAADRIGLPVMLKATGGGGGIGMQACATLGEVREAFERVARLGEKNFGSNGVFLERLVRPARHVEVQLFGAGDGRVAIIGDRDCSLQRRNQKVIEEAPAPALPDAVRQQLHESARALAASVNYRSAGTVEFVYDPIREEASFLEVNTRLQVEHPVTEEAYGVDLVELMLRLARDGTDGLDSDLFTTTFEASGSAFEARVYAEDPSNHGLPSSGLVTQAVFPGTGAPALAGVRVDGWIETGLEVSPYYDPMLAKVIATGETREDALDLLREGLEASRVDGVVTNLGLLRSLTEDTALRSATHSTSTLDVTADPDPRIEVIEAGAMTTVQDLPGRVGYWQIGVPPSGPMDAVSLSEANLAVGNPAGAPGLEITATGPSLRFSTPTLVALAGAPIPASLDGEPVVLWEPIAIPAGSTLELGTMPGPGLRTYLAVRGGIDVPLYLGSASTFTLGGFGGHAGRALAPGDVLRLGSPDSDAPHPALPAGSRLSTIGGPTPLERRPALTAGWQVGVTEGPHGAPEFFTRRDLDEFYATDYEVHYNSARTGVRLIGPQPEWARSDGGEAGLHPSNIHDTPYAVGAIDFTGDTPIILGPDGPSLGGFVCPAVVASGELWKLGQLRPGDSVRFVPVREADAQELVERRSSPVLVGSGGDGDDGVIARADATEERPSVTYRRDGDDNLLVEYGDMTLDLGLRMRVHALMTTLQENAPKGVVELTPGIRSLQIHTDASGLKATALAGLLQEIEEDIPPTTELVVPSRTVRLPLSWDDPATHLAIERYMNGVRSDAPWTPSNIEFIRRVNGLDSVDDVYRTVFDASYLVLGLGDVYLGAPVATPLDPRHRLVTTKYNPARTWTAENSVGIGGAYLCIYGMEGPGGYQFVGRTVQVWNRFRRGGLFAESPWALRFFDRIEWYPVSADELLELRAETDAGRGDFETIDGTFAIADHEAFLDENADSIAAFRARQTSAFEAEKDRWRASGEFDRQHDTAVTTVVDEIVVPDGSIPVSAPFTSTVWQISVEPGAVVSAGDKLMALEAMKMESPVVAPIDGVVSGVYATAGDQVSPGQVLLSIGAHE, encoded by the coding sequence GTGACCGCCTTCGACACCCTCCTGATCGCGAACCGGGGCGAGATCGCCCGGAGGATCATCCGCACCGCCCGCGATCTCGGCCTCCGGACGGTCGCCGTCTTCTCGGATGCGGACCGTGCGGCGCCCCATGTGCGCGAGGCAGACGAAGCCGTCCGTCTCGGACCCGCGCCGGCGCGCGACTCCTATCTCGACATCGACGGGATCCTCGACGCGTGCCTGCGGCTGGACGTGGGGGCCATCCATCCCGGCTACGGCTTCCTTTCGGAGAACCTCGACTTCGCGCGCCGCGTCGAGGAATCGGGTATCGCGTTCATCGGACCGACCCCCGACCAGATCGCCGCTTTCGGTGAGAAGCACACCGCCCGGGAGCTGGCTGCGCTCGCCGGGGTGCCGATGCTGGCCGGTACGGGCCTGCTCGCCGACGCCGAGCAGGCGGTCGCGGCGGCCGACCGCATCGGCCTGCCCGTCATGCTCAAGGCGACCGGCGGGGGTGGCGGCATTGGGATGCAGGCATGCGCCACTTTGGGCGAGGTGCGGGAAGCGTTCGAACGGGTCGCGCGGCTCGGCGAGAAGAACTTCGGCTCGAACGGCGTCTTCCTCGAGCGTCTGGTGCGCCCGGCGCGGCACGTGGAAGTGCAGCTGTTCGGTGCGGGCGACGGCCGTGTCGCCATCATCGGCGACCGCGACTGCTCGCTGCAGCGCCGCAACCAGAAGGTCATCGAGGAGGCGCCGGCGCCGGCACTTCCGGACGCCGTGCGTCAGCAGCTGCACGAGTCTGCGCGTGCGCTCGCCGCATCCGTGAACTACCGCTCGGCGGGCACGGTGGAGTTCGTCTACGACCCGATCCGCGAGGAGGCGTCGTTCCTCGAGGTCAATACGCGCCTGCAGGTCGAGCATCCCGTGACGGAGGAGGCGTACGGCGTCGATCTCGTCGAACTCATGCTGCGGCTCGCGCGTGACGGCACCGACGGACTGGATTCCGATCTCTTCACAACGACGTTCGAGGCGTCGGGTTCGGCGTTCGAGGCCCGCGTCTACGCCGAGGATCCCTCGAACCACGGCCTTCCGAGCTCGGGGCTCGTCACGCAGGCGGTCTTCCCCGGCACTGGAGCGCCAGCTCTCGCCGGTGTGCGCGTCGACGGCTGGATCGAGACCGGGCTCGAAGTATCGCCCTATTACGACCCGATGCTCGCCAAGGTCATCGCCACCGGCGAGACCCGCGAGGATGCTCTCGACCTGTTGCGCGAAGGCCTGGAGGCGAGCCGGGTCGACGGCGTCGTCACCAACCTCGGGCTCCTGCGCTCCCTGACCGAAGACACGGCGCTTCGCTCGGCCACGCACTCCACTTCCACGCTCGACGTCACCGCAGATCCCGATCCGCGCATCGAGGTGATCGAGGCGGGTGCGATGACGACAGTGCAGGATCTCCCGGGTCGCGTGGGCTACTGGCAGATCGGCGTTCCGCCGAGCGGGCCGATGGATGCTGTCTCGCTCTCCGAGGCGAACCTCGCCGTGGGCAATCCAGCCGGGGCACCGGGCCTGGAGATCACGGCGACGGGACCGAGCCTCCGCTTCAGCACACCGACGCTGGTCGCGCTGGCCGGCGCGCCGATCCCGGCGTCACTGGACGGCGAGCCGGTCGTGCTCTGGGAACCGATCGCCATCCCGGCCGGCTCCACGCTGGAGCTGGGGACGATGCCGGGTCCCGGCCTCCGCACCTACCTCGCCGTGCGCGGCGGTATCGACGTTCCTCTCTATCTGGGCAGCGCATCCACCTTCACGCTCGGCGGCTTCGGCGGCCACGCCGGCCGTGCACTCGCACCCGGCGATGTGCTGCGGCTCGGATCGCCCGACTCCGATGCGCCGCATCCCGCCCTCCCTGCGGGCTCCCGGCTCAGCACGATCGGGGGACCGACACCACTCGAACGCCGGCCGGCCCTCACCGCCGGCTGGCAGGTCGGGGTGACGGAGGGTCCGCACGGCGCACCCGAATTCTTCACCCGGCGCGACCTGGACGAGTTCTACGCGACCGACTACGAGGTCCACTACAACTCGGCCCGCACCGGCGTGCGCCTCATCGGGCCGCAGCCGGAATGGGCGCGCAGCGACGGCGGTGAGGCGGGGCTGCATCCGTCGAACATCCACGACACCCCGTACGCTGTCGGCGCGATCGACTTCACGGGCGACACTCCGATCATCCTCGGACCGGACGGGCCGTCGCTCGGCGGCTTCGTCTGCCCGGCGGTCGTCGCGAGCGGCGAGCTCTGGAAGCTCGGGCAGCTGCGGCCCGGCGACTCCGTCCGATTCGTGCCGGTGCGGGAGGCGGATGCTCAGGAGCTCGTCGAGCGGCGTTCGTCACCGGTGCTGGTCGGTTCCGGAGGCGACGGAGACGACGGCGTCATCGCACGCGCCGACGCCACCGAGGAGCGGCCCAGCGTCACCTACCGACGCGACGGCGACGACAACCTCCTGGTCGAATACGGCGACATGACGCTCGACCTCGGGCTGCGGATGCGTGTGCACGCGCTCATGACGACGCTGCAGGAGAACGCGCCGAAGGGGGTCGTCGAGCTCACGCCCGGCATCCGCTCGCTGCAGATCCACACGGATGCGTCGGGGCTGAAGGCGACGGCGCTCGCGGGGCTGCTCCAGGAGATCGAGGAGGACATCCCGCCCACCACCGAACTCGTCGTCCCCTCGCGCACGGTGCGGCTCCCGCTGTCGTGGGACGACCCGGCGACCCACCTGGCGATCGAGCGCTACATGAACGGGGTTCGCAGTGACGCTCCGTGGACACCGTCGAACATCGAGTTCATCCGCCGGGTCAACGGCCTGGACTCGGTGGACGACGTGTACCGCACCGTCTTCGACGCCAGCTATCTCGTGCTCGGCCTCGGGGACGTCTACCTCGGAGCGCCGGTCGCGACCCCACTCGACCCGCGGCACCGCCTGGTGACCACCAAGTACAACCCGGCCCGCACCTGGACCGCCGAGAACTCGGTCGGCATCGGCGGCGCCTACCTCTGCATCTACGGGATGGAGGGGCCGGGCGGCTACCAGTTCGTCGGCCGCACCGTGCAGGTCTGGAACCGGTTCCGCCGCGGGGGCCTCTTCGCAGAGAGCCCGTGGGCGCTGCGCTTCTTCGACCGCATCGAGTGGTACCCGGTCTCGGCGGACGAACTGCTGGAGCTGCGGGCGGAGACGGATGCGGGGCGTGGCGATTTCGAGACGATCGACGGCACGTTCGCGATCGCCGACCACGAAGCCTTCCTCGACGAGAACGCCGACTCGATCGCGGCGTTCCGCGCGCGGCAGACCTCCGCGTTCGAGGCGGAGAAGGACCGCTGGCGCGCCTCGGGCGAATTCGATCGGCAGCACGACACCGCGGTGACGACCGTCGTGGACGAGATCGTGGTGCCGGACGGCTCGATCCCGGTCTCGGCGCCGTTCACGTCGACCGTCTGGCAGATCTCGGTCGAGCCGGGCGCCGTGGTGAGCGCCGGCGACAAGCTCATGGCGCTGGAGGCCATGAAGATGGAGTCCCCGGTGGTCGCCCCGATCGACGGGGTCGTATCCGGTGTCTACGCAACGGCGGGCGATCAGGTGTCGCCCGGTCAGGTACTTCTCTCGATCGGAGCCCACGAATGA
- a CDS encoding urea amidolyase associated protein UAAP2: MTLTTTTDRSGARTIETTVPVVPALAEGTVLDPSGPAVAGTIILDDTVAPLAPWSGIVRTGQVLTIVDVGGNQSADCLIYDAADADERYSVPDTLAWQGNAYIREGSVLRSNLGRPLMTVVVNEIDRQDTIGGACSKESNTLRYGQHTEYQHGCRENFLAEASRYGLGARDLVSNLNWFMNVPVEADGALGIVDGLSAPGKRVAIRAERDVLVIVSNCPQLNNPCNDFNCTPLRMIVTAPTTGTDAA; the protein is encoded by the coding sequence ATGACACTCACGACCACCACCGACCGCTCAGGCGCCCGAACCATCGAGACGACCGTGCCTGTGGTCCCGGCCCTGGCAGAGGGAACCGTGCTCGATCCATCCGGTCCCGCCGTCGCGGGCACGATCATCCTGGACGACACGGTCGCCCCGCTCGCACCGTGGTCGGGAATCGTGCGCACCGGCCAGGTGCTGACGATCGTCGATGTCGGCGGCAACCAGTCGGCGGACTGCCTGATCTACGACGCGGCAGACGCCGACGAGCGGTACTCGGTGCCGGATACGCTCGCCTGGCAGGGCAACGCCTACATCCGCGAGGGGTCCGTCCTTCGGTCGAACCTGGGTCGTCCGCTGATGACCGTGGTCGTGAATGAGATCGATCGTCAGGACACCATCGGCGGCGCCTGCTCCAAGGAGTCCAACACCCTGCGCTACGGGCAGCACACCGAATACCAGCACGGCTGCCGCGAGAACTTCCTGGCCGAAGCCTCCCGCTACGGCCTGGGTGCGCGTGACCTCGTCTCCAACCTCAACTGGTTCATGAACGTCCCTGTGGAGGCGGATGGCGCCCTCGGCATCGTCGACGGCCTCTCCGCACCCGGCAAGCGCGTCGCGATCCGCGCCGAGCGGGATGTGCTCGTCATCGTCTCCAACTGCCCACAGCTGAACAACCCCTGCAACGACTTCAACTGCACCCCGCTGCGGATGATCGTCACCGCCCCGACAACCGGAACGGACGCCGCGTGA
- a CDS encoding urea amidolyase associated protein UAAP1, with amino-acid sequence MPSIAELHQTDSVRASQADARAQSARTSDYRPYRPASSSPHIPPGVDPASLTWAETVAPGGYTHKVLDRGTRIRLDDPTGLACAHVIVYNALETSERLNVADTVKIPWQAYLATGHPLLSGDGRILATITADTSSRHDAFCGTTTDEFASHKYGSAAPQGPAPSGRSLFTLAAAKHGLTTRDLPPSVSFFQGVRVEADGTLAFLGSAGAGTQVELVAELPLLILIANVPHPLDPSDDYVVGPLRVHAWRGTATGEGDPRFSASPELHRAYLNSIDYAEARGL; translated from the coding sequence ATGCCCTCGATCGCAGAACTCCACCAGACGGACAGTGTGCGCGCCTCGCAGGCGGACGCCCGTGCCCAGTCGGCCCGGACGTCCGACTACCGCCCGTACCGGCCGGCATCCTCGTCGCCGCACATTCCGCCCGGCGTCGACCCTGCGTCGCTCACCTGGGCGGAAACGGTGGCCCCGGGCGGGTACACGCACAAAGTACTCGACCGCGGCACGAGGATCCGGCTCGACGACCCGACCGGGCTCGCCTGCGCTCATGTCATCGTCTACAACGCTCTGGAGACTTCGGAGCGGTTGAACGTGGCCGACACCGTCAAGATCCCCTGGCAGGCCTATCTCGCCACCGGCCACCCGCTGCTCTCGGGTGACGGGCGCATCCTGGCCACGATCACGGCTGACACCTCGAGCCGCCACGACGCCTTCTGCGGCACCACGACGGACGAGTTCGCGTCGCACAAATACGGGTCCGCCGCCCCGCAGGGTCCGGCGCCCTCCGGGCGGTCGCTCTTCACGCTGGCCGCAGCGAAGCACGGCCTGACGACGCGCGACCTGCCGCCGAGCGTCTCGTTCTTCCAGGGCGTGCGCGTCGAGGCGGATGGGACGCTGGCATTCCTCGGTTCGGCGGGCGCCGGAACCCAGGTGGAGCTGGTGGCGGAGCTCCCGCTGCTGATCCTGATCGCGAACGTTCCGCATCCACTCGACCCCTCCGACGACTACGTGGTCGGACCGCTCCGTGTCCACGCCTGGCGCGGGACGGCCACCGGTGAAGGCGACCCGCGGTTCAGCGCGTCGCCCGAGCTGCACCGTGCCTACCTGAACTCGATCGACTATGCGGAGGCGCGCGGACTATGA
- a CDS encoding APC family permease produces MSALDQPLPPSGYAQELRRGVGSFASFAAGFSFVSILTTVFQLFGLGFGFGGAAFFWTWPLVFAGQLLVALNFAQLAASWPISGAIFQWSSRMAGTTFGWFTGWVMIIAQILTVAVAAIAVQAVLPSIWDGFQMVGGPGADPSLTSPTGAQNAVVLGLILLVITTLVNIISVRLMAITTSVGVLVEIIGVAVVVVTLFLLPVRSPSVVFTTQGAAPTDSPYIWAWLASSLMAAYVLVGFDSAGELAEETHAPRKTIPKTIVRAVVVSGLGGALLIVATLVSAPSLTDGKLATGGIAWVLTERLGPVFGRLILIAVVVAVFACTLAVQTAGSRMLYSMARERSLPFWRTLATVSPRTGTPIAASIAVGVGAALALAVNFGQSAIFTALSSLCIAMLYIAYLGVTAPLLVTRLRRRGAGMPSGVDETGKRTFTLGRWGVPLNVIAVVYQVGMIINLAWPRPEIYDLTGNTWWLQWSAVLFIGATLAVGVIVHLRNRARDGAIQLGHLPVTAEVPIVADATAS; encoded by the coding sequence ATGAGTGCTCTCGATCAACCGCTTCCCCCCTCCGGCTACGCCCAGGAACTGCGCCGCGGTGTCGGCTCGTTCGCGTCGTTCGCCGCCGGCTTCTCGTTCGTCTCGATCCTCACCACCGTCTTCCAGCTCTTCGGCCTGGGCTTCGGCTTCGGTGGCGCTGCGTTCTTCTGGACGTGGCCGCTGGTGTTCGCCGGCCAGCTCCTCGTCGCGCTGAACTTCGCGCAGCTCGCTGCGAGCTGGCCGATCTCGGGCGCGATCTTCCAGTGGTCCAGTCGGATGGCCGGCACGACCTTCGGCTGGTTCACCGGCTGGGTCATGATCATCGCGCAGATCCTCACCGTCGCGGTGGCGGCCATCGCCGTCCAGGCGGTGCTCCCGTCCATCTGGGACGGATTCCAGATGGTCGGCGGCCCCGGCGCGGATCCCTCGCTGACCTCGCCGACGGGCGCACAGAACGCTGTCGTGCTCGGCCTCATCCTCCTGGTGATCACCACCCTGGTGAACATCATCAGTGTCCGGCTCATGGCGATCACGACGAGCGTCGGCGTACTGGTCGAGATCATCGGCGTCGCCGTGGTCGTCGTGACGCTGTTCCTCCTCCCCGTGCGCAGCCCATCCGTCGTCTTCACGACCCAGGGCGCGGCGCCCACCGACAGCCCGTACATCTGGGCGTGGCTGGCCTCGTCGCTGATGGCCGCGTATGTCCTCGTCGGATTCGACTCGGCCGGGGAGCTCGCCGAGGAGACCCACGCCCCGCGCAAGACCATCCCGAAGACGATTGTTCGCGCGGTCGTCGTGTCCGGCCTCGGGGGCGCTCTGCTGATCGTGGCGACGCTCGTCTCCGCGCCGAGCCTCACCGACGGCAAACTCGCCACCGGCGGCATCGCGTGGGTGCTCACCGAGCGGCTCGGCCCGGTTTTCGGCCGCCTCATCCTCATCGCCGTGGTCGTCGCCGTGTTCGCCTGCACCCTCGCGGTGCAGACTGCGGGCTCGCGGATGCTCTACTCGATGGCCCGCGAACGCTCGCTTCCGTTCTGGCGAACGCTCGCCACGGTGTCGCCGCGCACAGGCACGCCGATCGCCGCCAGTATCGCGGTCGGCGTCGGCGCGGCGCTGGCGCTCGCCGTCAATTTCGGCCAGAGCGCCATCTTCACCGCGCTCTCCAGCCTCTGCATCGCCATGCTGTACATCGCGTACCTCGGCGTGACGGCCCCTCTGCTCGTCACCCGCCTCCGCAGGCGGGGTGCCGGGATGCCCTCGGGGGTCGACGAGACCGGGAAACGTACGTTCACGCTCGGCCGCTGGGGAGTCCCGCTCAACGTCATCGCCGTGGTCTACCAGGTCGGCATGATCATCAACCTCGCCTGGCCCCGCCCCGAGATCTACGACCTCACCGGCAACACCTGGTGGCTGCAGTGGAGCGCTGTGCTCTTCATCGGAGCCACGCTCGCTGTCGGCGTCATCGTGCATCTGCGCAACCGGGCGCGGGACGGCGCCATCCAGCTCGGTCACCTGCCGGTGACGGCGGAGGTGCCCATCGTCGCCGACGCGACCGCATCCTGA